From Poecile atricapillus isolate bPoeAtr1 chromosome Z, bPoeAtr1.hap1, whole genome shotgun sequence, one genomic window encodes:
- the SETD9 gene encoding SET domain-containing protein 9: MLRELRRRWGSYKYRFVPWLALNLRRQRRTLRYVPENCQDKIIADEDVFETLLKTFKALFINDFSRQADILALLPEVKCQYLELLTVEQKRSKVNSCNCQSQHLFSPEEVLFNTLGFTVSRDRSSLVSAGTGVFVTRGFVPKGTVVSMYPGTVYRKHEPIFFQSLGNPFIFRCIDGVLIDGNDKGLSRSVYRSCSRRDQLGPLQMSDKSWLTATPQNPLAVGQYVNNCSHEKAANVCYQEFDVPGHFPVELKQYLPNIVYSHDIESHLRCVVLVTLRDIKQGEELFSNYYTVVS, from the exons ATGCTGCGGGAGCTGCGGCGGCGCTGGGGCTCCTACAAGTACCGCTTCGTGCCCTGGCTCGCCCTCAACCTCCGCCGCCAGCGCAG aacCCTTCGATATGTTCCTGAAAACTGTCAAGACAAAATTATTGCTGATGAAGATGTCTTTGAAACACTACTCAAAACATTTAAAGCTCTGTTCATAAATGACTTCAGTAGACAAGCAGATATTCTGGCCTTACTTCCAGAAGTCAAGTGTCAATATCTGGAATTACTTACTGTGGAGCAGAAGCGGTCAAAAGTAAATTCTTGTAACTGTCAGAGTCAGCACCTATTTAGTCCTGAGGAAGTTTTGTTTAACACACTTGGGTTCACTGTTAGCAGAGACCGAAGTTCCCTGGTGTCTGCTGGAACTGGAGTCTTTGTTACCAGAGGCTTTGTACCGAAAGGGACGGTTGTATCTATGTATCCTG GTACAGTATACAGAAAGCATGAGCCCATCTTTTTCCAGTCTCTTGGCAATCCCTTTATTTTTAGGTGCATTGATGGTGTCCTTATTGATGGGAATGATAAAGGACTGTCAAGATCAGTGTACAG GTCTTGCAGCAGAAGAGATCAACTTGGCCCTTTGCAAATGAGTGACAAGAGCTGGCTCACAGCCACCCCGCAAAACCCACTGGCAGTGGGACAGTATGTCAACAACTGCTCACATG aaaaagcagcaaatgtgTGTTATCAAGAGTTTGATGTGCCAGGACATTTTCCAGTAGAACTGAAACAGTATCTTCCAAACATCGTCTACAGCCATGACATAGAGAG CCACTTGAGGTGTGTAGTTCTTGTCACTCTCAGAGACATCAAGCAAGGAGAAGAACTTTTTTCAAATTACTACACTGTTGTCAGCTGA